A region of Buchnera aphidicola (Nurudea yanoniella) DNA encodes the following proteins:
- the folA gene encoding type 3 dihydrofolate reductase, with amino-acid sequence MKISIIAAISKNFVIGCNGSIPWNLPLDLKWFKKHTLKKSVIMGRKTWNSIKSELPMRQKIVLTHKKNYKFNNVIFANSIHEAIELATNKNEIMIIGGGTLYAQTLPMANKLYLTKINIFVQGDTYFPQYKHMGWETIFSENHITNLENKYNFQFKILKRT; translated from the coding sequence ATGAAAATTAGCATTATTGCTGCAATATCAAAAAATTTTGTAATTGGATGCAATGGTTCCATACCTTGGAATTTACCACTAGATTTAAAATGGTTTAAAAAACATACCTTAAAAAAAAGTGTCATAATGGGACGAAAAACTTGGAATTCCATTAAATCCGAATTACCGATGAGACAAAAAATAGTATTAACCCACAAAAAAAATTACAAATTTAATAACGTAATTTTCGCAAATTCTATCCATGAAGCTATTGAACTAGCAACAAACAAAAATGAAATAATGATTATTGGAGGAGGAACATTATATGCGCAAACACTTCCTATGGCTAATAAACTTTATTTGACCAAGATAAATATTTTTGTTCAAGGAGATACTTATTTTCCACAATACAAACATATGGGTTGGGAAACGATATTTTCAGAAAATCATATAACAAATTTAGAAAATAAATATAACTTTCAATTTAAAATTCTAAAAAGAACCTAA